Genomic window (Gadus morhua chromosome 3, gadMor3.0, whole genome shotgun sequence):
ATTATGGACATTAGTGGTGCCTTTTACAAGCTATGTGGAGCTGGTGCATTGGATGTGCATATTTAAAGATGTATTCGGAGCGATTGTACATCGATACATTCTGAATGTTGGATAATGATTGCACATGGACACCTTCTGAATGTTGGATGATGATAATGCTGTTTTATAGCACTGCTTTTGAACCCCTGCCCTACCTGCTTTTCCCGATGACCGTCACCTACACGGCCCAAGTGGCCAACGCGCGCTTCTGCGGTTTCTCCAAACTTCTGCTGGCGTGGAAGGGCAGCATCTACAAAGTGTTGTACAAAGAGTTCCTCGCGTTCTTCGCCATGTACACCGCCATCAGCATCACGTACAGGTGTGGGAGACTGGGTTTGAATCAGGTCCATTCTGGAAACATTTGCTCCTATTGTGttttgatgtctctctctctctctctctctctctctctctctctctctctctctctctctctctctctctctctctctctctctctctctctctctctcctcctgtatctctctctctctctctctctctctctctctctctctctctctctctcactctctctctctctctccccaacattgtttttttttatcaacaaaaacaaactaatAGCTGcatctctgtatttctctcgtTAGATTCTTTCTCTACGACGACCAGAAGAGATATTTCGAAAAACTTGCGATCTACTGCAACCACTATGCCAGCCTCATCCCCATGTCCTTTGTGCTCGGTGAGTGTTTCAGAGAGTACACAGAAGGGGGTTAAACCTCGGCTAAAGAGATCCAAGGTAACCTGCCAGTCAGCATTCCTGCACTGTTGGGTCTTCTCCTGTTCAAAATGAAAGTTGTAATGTAATGTAGTGACCTATTATCTCTCTGTATTATTATGTGTCACCATCAGAAACACATCAGCTTCTGCTGTaacatcccctctctccctctctctctctctccctctctctctctctctctctctctaacctctctctctctaacctctctctctaacctctctctctctccctctctctctctccctctctctctctctctctaacctctctctctctaacctctctctctctaacctctctctctctccctctctctctctctctctctctctctaacctctctctctctccctctctctctctctctctctctctctctctctctctctctctctctctctctctctctctctctctctctctctctctaacctctctctctctccctctctctctctccctctctccctccctccctccccacctcctctcccccctcctctcccccccactcccactctcctccctctctcccccccactctccctctctcccccctctccccccctcctctcccccctcccccctctcccccccccccctcagggttCTACGTCACCCTGGTGGTGAACCGCTGGTGGAGTCAGTACACGTGCATCCCGCTCCCGGACCGGCTGATGTGCACGCTGTCGGGGGGGCTGCGGGGGGCCGACGAGCGGGGCCGTCTGCTGCGCCGCACCATGATGCGCTACGTCAGCCTCTCCGCCCTGCTCATCCTGCGCTCCGTCAGCACCGCCGTCTTCAAGCGCTTCCCCACCATGGACCACGTGGTGGAGGCcggtgggtgggggcggggggggtggtggtgggtgggggtggagggggttggggccggtggtggtggaggtgacggtggtggtggtggtggtggtggtggtgatggtggtggtggtagtgatggtggtgatgatggtggtggtggtggatgtggaggtggtggtggttgaggtggtggtggtggtggtggtggtggtggtagtgatggtggtggggatgcaggtggtggtggtggtggtggaggccggcgggggggggggtggaggccggtgggtgggggtggagggggtggtggtggaggtggtggtggaggcaggtggaggtggtggatgtggatgtggtggtggtggtggtggtggtggtggaggtggtggtggtggtggtggtggtggtggtggtggatgtggaggtggtggtggtggaggtggtggtggtggtggtggtggtggtggaggtggggatggggggtgggTGGAGTTTGGAGTTggaggcaggtggaggtggtgtcaaTTTAGTTTTGAACATTTGATAATCCATCAAATGGACGGTGTGTGTTTGGCGGCGGCGGATGGGCTTCATGCAGGCTGGGGTTGTGTGTCTGCAGGCTTCATGACCAGAGAGGAGCGGAAGAAGTTCGAGGGTCTGGAGTGTCCCTACAACAAGTACTGGATCCCCTGTGTGTGGTTCACCAACCTGGTGGCCGCCGCCCGCAGCGAGGGCCGCATCAAGGACGACGGCACGCTGAAGCTCCTGCTGgaggtacgcacgcacgcacgcacgcacgcacgcacgcacgcacgaacatgCTTGTGCATGCACGCGCAAGCAagcgcaagcacgcacgcacacaggcacgcacacgcacagacacacacacacacacacacacacacaaccatacaaacacacacacacatgtgagggATCACATTgccgtctctctgcctccaaTCAGGAGCTGAACGACTTCCGGGGAAACTGCAGCATGCTGTTCCACTACGACATGATCAGCGTTCCTCTGgtgtacacacaggtacacatcCTCCGGTTCACACCCAGCACCTCCATACAAATATGTCTCTTAGCCTGGTTGAATTAATGTGTGAACTATAGATCAGTCAATTAGTGCAGTTCAGCTGAGTACCCCCCACATACCTCCAAAACACttttgagagaaaaaaaacgttCTTTCTGAAACTGAAGAAGTTTTGGTGTTTCTGGATGCGCTTTCTTTTTCCTGGATTTTTTATGTCCTGCTTTCACAGTTTAAACTTGCTCGGATAAGGATAGTGagcttttcatttattttaaagaagCCCTTGGGGTATGCTGACCCGATTTGAGAACAACTAAATTAGTAATAAGTAATTGTAGCATTCGTTTACCTTTACTTAACCTTCTTTCCTTACATGTCCTTCCTCCCCACGTTCTCCTCTCCTTCGTGGCGCAGGTTGTCACTCTGGCCGTGTACAGCTTCTTCCTGGTGTGTCTGATTGGTCGACAGTTCCTGGACCCCACCCAGGGCTACCAAGGTCACGACCTTGACCTCTACGTCCCCATCTTCACCCTGCTCCAGTTCTTCTTCTACGCCGGCTGGCTGAAGGTTCACGGCTCGTTTATCAATACTTTATACGGGGTAATCGATCAGTAAGGGGTTGTTTggtaggggagggagagaagactTGTCTCGGGGCGCATGCTAGCAAGATAGGCGGCAGAAAGCTACAAGATGGATGCCATTCTCATCAAAGGGTAACTCCAAAAtccatttttttcatttgaagaCGGTTCTGTCGGGGTTGGGGATCATTTCGGGGTTGTTTTGTACGAAGAAGTATGCATTTATGATGAAAGTTGTATGTAAAATGAGGGGTTGaaacaggctgaaaacattttCTCAAGTGGTGGTTTTCCATTGGCTGCACGAGGTAGTGTGACATATGTTTTGCACAACGACCCTCGACACTTTGGCAGGAATTTCTCCAGCCAAAGTGGGGTATTTACTCACCCTTTCATTGACGTAACTTTTGATCAAATATGTGCATTGATCCGCCCTGTCCGGACGGTAACTCCAGCCTCTCGTTGTGCAGGTGGCAGAGCAGCTGATCAACCCGTTCGGAGAAGACGACGACGACTTCGAGACCAACTGGCTGATCGACCGCAACTTTCAGGTCCTCCTCCCACAGCGCACTGCAGTACTTTACAAACACCGTCTGGTGTTCACACAACCACAGGGAGGTCGCGGCGGCGGCATGGGGCACAGGAGGGAGAGcaggtcggctggtaacctgaagttcgctagttcgatccccggctcctcctagcggagtgtcgaggtgtccctgagcgagacgcctcaccctgaccgctcctgacgagctggctgtcgccttgcatggttgactccgccgtcggtgtgccaatgtgtgtatcaaccgatgtaggtcgctttggataaaagcgtctgctaaatgccctgattgtAATTGCAGGTGTCCATGATGGCGGTGGACGAGATGTACGGAGACCTGCCGCTGATGGAGCGAGACCGCTACTGGGACGACTCCAACCCCCGGCCCCCCTACACCGCCGCCACGCTCTTCGTCCTCCGCAAGCCCTCCTTCCAGGGCTCCACCTTCGACATGGCGTGAGTCAGACCTGGCCTGCCTCGGCTGCAGCCTAGGGGCCCACGTCTGCAGGGGGCCCTCGATTGGCCAGACTACTTTCATATAACAAGAAACATAAAGAAATGAGGCAGCTGATAGGGTAGATGTGTGCGCTATGTCATGTGGCCAGGTTCATAAAGTTAATTGTGTTGTCAAATAATTGACAACAACATCCTTAATCGTGTCTCTGTAAGGAAGTtgtgatttagaaaaaaaacaggCTGTTTACTTCTGCTGATTTTGCAGGCCTGCCTCTTTGGTTAGAAAGCTAAAAGCCGTTACCAGCTTTTAGCTCGCTCTGTCGGTCGCTCGGTCTGTGGTTGCGGCAGCTAGTGCGAATTCGCGAgcagtgttttttttggtaaaaGCCGTCTCAATGCTTTCATACACGCCACTTAATTATGTTCTTTCTCTGGGATTTCTGCATGAACAGTAATAATTCACACAAAGAGCAGCCCAGGGGCCAATGACGGCCTTAATCCGCCACTGAACGTCCTCCAGCGCCGGGTCTCTCCTCCAACAAACCAGTGCCCTCTCCCACAGGATCCCCAAGGAGGAGATGCACTTCCAGCCTCTGGAGGACATCGCCGAGAACCTGGAGGAGCCGGGGGGCCGGCACCCCAACATGGCGCTCTTCAACCGGCTGCTGACggctgcccccgcccccgcccggcTGATGGAGGGGGCGTTCCGCCGGACCTCCACCCAGCTGCAGACGCTCCGTCACCTCCCCGGGGCCGAGCCCCCCTCCAGCGACGACGAGGACGACCTGGGGAAGCCCAGCATGGGGGGCTCGCTGCCCTCGGGGCTGGGCCAGGACTCCCAGAGCCGGGCGGAGACCAgcgcccgcccccccctgctGGACGTGTGCTTCACCCCggagaggaggggcgggggccCGGGGGAGCGGGAGGCGTGGAGGGGGGACGGGAGCGACGGGGAACCCGGGGGCAACTACTACAGCGACGGTGGTCGTGCTGGTGGGGTcggcgacggcggcgggggtgggggtgggggcgctgggggctgtgggggtacgggaggaggaggaggaggaggagcaggggggagaggggagagtccGGTTGGCACGGTGATGGATGAACCGCGGAGGTCGCCGCGTCCCCTGCCCCGACCGCCGTCCAGGGGGGGCTCCGGCCGGCGGGCCTCGGCCGTCCacccccccgggcccctgggggggccCCTGGCCGGGCCGCGCGGGCCCCTGGTGCGCTCCACCCAGGAGCTGTTCCGCTCGCAGCCCGTCATCAACCAGAGCCGGCCGGCGCCGCCCCCCCGGCCAAGCAGGAAGTCCTTCCTCCCCGTGCCGTCCTTCAGCGTCCCGCAGAGGCTCCGCAGCCTCAGCATGGGGTCGGAGGTCACCGGCCCCTGACTGGGGTCGCAGGTCACCGGCACCCtactggggtcagaggtcatggcccctgaaggaggaggaggaggaggagaccagggggtcaggggtcactggctcctgaaggaggaggagaccagggggtcagaggtcatggcccctgaaggaggaggaggaggagggggaggaggagaccagggggtcagaggtcatggcccctgaaggaggaggagaccagggggtcagaggtcactggCTCCTGAAGGAGGagaccagggggtcagaggtcaacggtccctgaaggaggaagaggaggagaccagggggtcagaggtcactggctcctgaaggaggaggagaccagggggtcagaggtcaacggtccctgaaggaggaagagaaggaggaggaggagaccagggggtcagaggtcatggcccctgaaggaggaggaggagaccagggggtcagaggtcactggCTCCTGAAGGAGGagaccagggggtcagaggtcaacggtccctgaaggaggaagaggaggaggaggaggaggcgaccagggggtcagaggtcatggcccctgaaggaggaggaggagaccagggggtcagaggtcatggcccctgaaggaggaggaggaggaggaggagaccagggggtcagaggtcaccggctcctgaaggaggaggaggaggagacgaccCTGGTTTTATTTGTGTCATGCGATGCTATATCAAATCCCCCATCCTAGTTTTACATATAAGGTGGagtagtgacttttgttcaacTTTTATAAGATATGGTTGATCTGCATATTGTAGTGGTCATCAGAATGGGCCCGAAGACAACGGTACTTTTTAAGGGACAGACGTTCTTTGTTTGATAtgcaatataaatatttatcatATTTGTAATTCTGTTCACATTTATTAAATGGTGTTTTATAATAAACCAACAGGTTTTACACACCACACATTCACTCTTACTATAAATGTACTAAGCATACAAATAGTACACTTATTAAGTAGAAATGTTACTTCTTGGTTAGGCCTATTTATCGCACATAATATATTATCACATATATCATTACATAAATAATTACTTTTCTCAGATCCAGATAGTTTATATGATTAGATCCTCCGGGTTTTTTGTGTTCATCATCAACACAGTGTTTTTAAATGTCTTACAAATGAaatttattataaagtgtaaCCAATAATGGAAACATCCAAATGCATTTCAAATCATATTTCTAATGGCAGTAGTACCCGCTTCCACCAGCAGAGGTCCCTAACAGCCAGCTGAACGGAAACGGCGAAGGAGCGACTACAGAGTATACGCATCACAGAATGTCCTAGGTCAACTGTAATCGACCTCTCCTTCTTATTGATCGGACTATAAAGCCTGCGGGTGTTTGTGTggccgacagacacacacacacacacacacacacacacacacacacacacacacacacacacacacacacacacacacacacacacacacacacacacacacacacacacacaccttaaactATTGTGAAGCAGTACAGCTATCAGGCGTGGTCACTGTGGGATCTCAGACCACAAGGAGTAATGGAATGAGACAAGAATGCAGCTTTTCCCACACCCAAGTGTCAGTCCTACCTCCCTATTACGATCACATGACAGCCCTCCTATAATAACCATCATCCCATAATAATACTGGCCTGTTACCATGTGCAGCATAACTGCATTCTGAATGTTGACTTGcctggaaagacacacacacacacacacacacacacacacacacacagacgcccacacacacacacacacacacacacacacacacacacacacacacacacacacacacacacacacacacacacacacacagtgctaagCACTAACAATAACTAGgtcaacccattccccatatacaacaaagatagctaggataagatgctacacaatgctaaacaAAGAATGAGAGTCCGGCCCAGTTGATGTCTGATTTGGACGGCAGGCCCCTGATGACTCACTGGTCCCAGTATAGTCATGATGGTTTGATGTGttttggtgttggtgtgtgttgcatgttggCAAACATGTGACTTGATCAAACATTTTCCACCAATCTTGGTTTCAGTTTATGAACCTACTGGGAAACATTGTTGTTCCCCTCATTGTCAGTTAACAATCACATGATGATATGTGTCATTAAAGATAGATAATTGAAAACATCAACATGACATTTACATGGAAACCATTTACATGGAAACCTTtaacagagaaggctgaaaatACCAGctttttattgttgttaatgAGTCCCAGAATCTGTGTCGGTGAATCGttgtgcagtaggcctactaactGCCTTTTCTTTAgaatataaagaaaataaataagtgtgtttgtgtgagtgagtgagtgtgtgtgtgtgtgtgtgtgtgtgtgtgtgtgtgtgtgtgtgtgtgtgtgtgtgtgtgtgtgtgtgtgtgtgggtgtgtgtgtctgtctgtctgtatttgtgtttgtgtagcctatgtgtgtgtctgtgtttgtgtgcgtctgtcaatgcatgtgtgtgtgtgtgtgtgtgtgtgtgtgtgtgtgtgtgtgtgtgtgtgtgtgtgtgtctgtctgtctgtctgtctgtatttgtgtttgtgtagcctatgtgtgtgtctgtgtttgtgtgcgtctgtcaatgcatgtgtgtgtgtgtgtgtgtgtgtgtgtgtgtgtgtgtgtgtgtgtgtgtgtgtgtgtgtgtgtgtgtgtgtgtgggtgcatcttcccacgcgtgcatgtgtgcgtgtttgtgcgcgtgtgtgcatgtaaaatGAAGATTTTCCATCCTCTCATTTGTGAGAAACAATGGGGGGAAAGTCTGAAAAGAGGGTTTCTTGGAAGCGGCCGATATCAAAGTGTTTTCCTCTCCTGGTCCGCGTCCAGCCTCGGTCTCACAGCGCCACTGATCCCGCTAGTGATCCACAGATGATTATCTGTTATGCAATCTCCCAAATGCTGTTGCTGAACATGGAGGAACCGCCATTTGGAAGAAGGGAAATAATACAATATGAAACAAACGGTTCTTCTGGGATGTgacagtagcagcagcagcagcagcgaatCAAGAGCCGTGAGTCAGCTCAGCCTCCGAGATCGAAAACAATCATTACCTCCATCATTACCTCCATCATTACCTCCATCATTACCTGGGCTCACCTACGGCCAACAGGTACTTTCAGTACGGGACGCTCATGCCATAACAACCCTACAACAGCTCATCTGTTTATGAGAAAGGGAGCACCTTGTGACTGACTTACAGTGTGCCTATAGTGGAAGTGTCTGAAGaaatttgaataaaaataatcGTGTCATTCTACAAGTGAGAGTGCGAACTGTTCGCCTCGGTCTCTGACTGAACGCAATGAACACACACCGTCAACAGAGAGCCAGTGCGCTGTGTGACACACTAGGGGTAGGGTCAGACCTGCTTCTATACCTGGAGCTACCCGCGCAGATCAGACTGATATATAAAATACCTCTAGCCTGAACCTCGAACTAAACTATACACAATTGgcagtaacaaaaaaaaacaatgctttCACACAATTACATTTACAAACATGCCGGTATATATTTTCGCGAAtatttaaacaacaacaatttgaaatattgtaatgtgacgtgtgtgatcgtgtgtttgtgtgtgtgtttatgcgtgtgtgtgtgtgtgtgtgtgtgtgtgtgtgtgtgtgtgtgtgtgtgtgtgtgtgtgtgtgtgtgtgtgtgtgtgtgtgtgtgtgtgtgtgtgtgtgtgtgtgtgtgtttgtgcgtgtgtttgtgtgtgtgcgttggcgtgtgtctgtgtgtgcgtctgcgtgtgcttTGTGTGCGAGAGTTGAACGTGTGCTTGCGTCTctgcaagtgcgtgtgtgtgtgggtgtgtttctcgTTGTGTTGGCACTCCTTTCTTACACACCCTGCTCTGAGAGGaagcacttcctgtaaacgcaGACCGGTCTTTCCTGCTCCGCTTGGCTGGGCGCCCTGTGTGCTATCGCTCCATCTCACACTCACAGAACACTAACGGCCTTGGCCCGTCTCCAGACGGAGATAAACCACTCGGTCTGTCTCCATTGTAAGGCCCGATATGAATCAGCTTACTGTTAACTATACGGTCGCGGCGCGCGTGTTGCTGTCGAAACGCCACACCAAAGGAGACACAAGAGAATACAAACAACCGTATCGCTAGTACCTCTTCCagtctgtgggtttgtgtgtgtgtgtgtgtgtgtgtgtgtgtgtgtgtgtgtttgtggttgtgtgtgtgtgtgtgtgtgtgtgtgtgtgtgtgtgtgtgtgtgtgtgtgtgtgtgtgtgtgtgtgtgtgtgtgtgtgtgtgtgtgtgtgtgtgtttgtggttgtgtgtgtgtggtagtgtgtgtttgcgtgtgtttttgtatgtgtgtgtgtgtgtgcgtgttggtgtttgtgcgtgttggtgtttgtgtgtgtgtgtgtatgttcgcatgtgtgtgtgtgtttgtttgcgtgtgtgtgtttgttcgcatgtgtttgtgtgtgcgtgtgtgagcgtgtgtttgtgtgtgtatgtgcgtatgtgtgtgtttgtgtgtgtgtgtggttgtgtgtgtttgcgtgtatgtgtttgtgtgtgtgtgtgtgcgtgtttgtgtttgtgtgtgtgtgtgtgc
Coding sequences:
- the best2 gene encoding bestrophin-2, which produces MTVTYTAQVANARFCGFSKLLLAWKGSIYKVLYKEFLAFFAMYTAISITYRFFLYDDQKRYFEKLAIYCNHYASLIPMSFVLGFYVTLVVNRWWSQYTCIPLPDRLMCTLSGGLRGADERGRLLRRTMMRYVSLSALLILRSVSTAVFKRFPTMDHVVEAGFMTREERKKFEGLECPYNKYWIPCVWFTNLVAAARSEGRIKDDGTLKLLLEELNDFRGNCSMLFHYDMISVPLVYTQVVTLAVYSFFLVCLIGRQFLDPTQGYQGHDLDLYVPIFTLLQFFFYAGWLKVAEQLINPFGEDDDDFETNWLIDRNFQVSMMAVDEMYGDLPLMERDRYWDDSNPRPPYTAATLFVLRKPSFQGSTFDMAIPKEEMHFQPLEDIAENLEEPGGRHPNMALFNRLLTAAPAPARLMEGAFRRTSTQLQTLRHLPGAEPPSSDDEDDLGKPSMGGSLPSGLGQDSQSRAETSARPPLLDVCFTPERRGGGPGEREAWRGDGSDGEPGGNYYSDGGRAGGGAGGCGGTGGGGGGGAGGRGESPVGTVMDEPRRSPRPLPRPPSRGGSGRRASAVHPPGPLGGPLAGPRGPLVRSTQELFRSQPVINQSRPAPPPRPSRKSFLPVPSFSVPQRLRSLSMGSEVTGP